One Vicia villosa cultivar HV-30 ecotype Madison, WI linkage group LG5, Vvil1.0, whole genome shotgun sequence genomic window, CTTTGACAGGGAGCAGGACAGGGAGTAGAAACAGCAGCGCGTTTGGGGAGTCTCATGTCATTGAAGCTGGAAATCTTGTGATATCGGTTCAAGTTCTAAGAAACGTGACGAAGAATTTCACCCCTGAGAATGAGCTCGGTCGCGGTGGATTTGGAGTTGTTTATAAGGGAGAGTTGGACGACGGGACTAAGATTGCAGTAAAAAGAATGGAAGCAGGTGTGATAACCAATAAAGCCTTGGATGAATTTCAAGCTGAAATCGCAGTTCTGTCGAAAGTTCGACATCGACATCTAGTGGCCCTTATAGGTTATTCCATGGAAGGTAACGAGAGGATTCTAGTGTATGAGTATATGCCACAAGGCGCTCTCAGTCAGCATCTTTTCCATTGGAAAAGCCTCGGACTCGAGCCTCTCTCGTGGAAGAGGAGACTCAACATTGCCTTGGATGTTGCTAGAGGAATGGAGTATCTTCATACTCTGGCTCAACAGAGCTTCATTCACAGGGATCTTAAGTCCTCAAATATTTTACTCGCTGATGATTTTAGAGCTAAAGTCTTGGATTTCGGATTGGTAAAACTCGCACCTAATGGCGAAAAATCTGTAGTGACTAAACTTGCTGGGACTTTTGGATACTTGGCTCCTGAATATGCAGGTGATTATTTTTTTCAGGTTTTTTTATACATTTCAAGAAAACCGATAAATTTTATTACTAATCCTCagtttttttgttatatatatattcaGTGACAGGAAAAATCACAACCAAAGTAGATGTTTTCAGTTTCGGCGTCGTGTTAATGGAGCTGTTGTCTGGATTGATGGCACTCGACGAGGATAGACCCGAGGAAAGCCAATACTTAGCAGCATGGTTCTGGAATATAAAATCCGATAAGAATAAACTAATGGCTGCAATTGACCCAACTCTCGAAATAACCGACGAAACATTCGAGAGCGTCTCAATTATCGCAGAGCTAGCCGGCCACTGCACAGCTAGAGAACCAAACCAAAGGCCAGAAATGGGCCATGCTGTCAACGTCCTCGCACCACTCGTTGAAAAATGGAAACCGTTTGACGACGACCCCGACGAGTATTCCGGCATCGACTATAGTCTTCCACTTAACCAAATGGTGAAGGGTTGGCAGGAGGCGGAAGGAAAAGACACAAGTTATATGGACTTAGAAGACAGTAAGAGTAGTATCCCCGCGAGACCTACTGGATTTGCGGATTCTTTTACTTCGGCGGATGGCCGGTGAAACAAATGGTTGCTTGTCGCTTTGTTGAATgttgctattttatttatttacttttttttaatcttttcttAGGTGTAGATAGCATGCTATGATGCTCTTTCTGTCTAAAAAAATGCTAAGGCAAAATGTGAGAATGCTTGTAATTTCTACTATGTGTTACATTGAAGTGTTAATGGTTGTAGATAGTGGAGAAACAATCAATGAGAATGCTTGTAATTTGTTCATTCATTTATAAGTGTTTCAATGTTTTGTTGGTGAATGAACTAGGTCCCCAAGTATACAGTTACAATGTCACATCTGTGTGCTGGAAAATAGAggcaacaaaaattatatttgttatattattattattattattattattattattattattattattattattattattattattattattattattattatagattaTAGAATTGGGTCCAAATCGGTGAGTGTGTAAAAGTATTTAATAGAAATGACCAATccttaaaatacaataaattgaAGGCTCGTGCTTAGCTGTTGGTggttcaaaataaaaaaacacactttttcttataattaaattaaaattaaaataatattaatctaaaaattaaatactatatgTTTTTTTGACCGAATTAAATACTATCTTAAATAGAAATTAACAATTATTTATTGTAATCTTATTATGAGTGAATTAATATGtttaaaaacatataaatataataaattgatttaaaatattattaataaatatgtaaaaaaaaaaaagcgaaaTATATTTGTAAGAGAAATAGGTGgaattaattattgttaatagCATAATAAATATAGGTCaaattatttcttatttatttatttaatagtaataaatatatgtctcatatttaattatgtttatttaattatgtttatGACCACAAATATTTGACATGTATTTAATTACTAATTAAAGGCTgcagaaaaaaaataagaatgaagAAGTACAGTggtagaaaatgaagaagaaaagagaagatgTGAGAGATGGAGAGAGAGGAGAATGTGTAAGGGAGGGTAGTGATATTGTGTGTGATAGTGCATTGGTTGATAGTGTAGACACCTAATCTAATCCTAATCTAATGGTCCTTATTCATTTGagcccaaaaaaaaaataaaaaattagtctCTCACATGAGAGACCTATGAGTGTCTCCCACCTTAGACGGCGCCTGCAGGAATAGACAAAACATATGATGTTCCCAATTGGTTTGTGTATGAAACCGGAAATATACATTTATCAAAGCAGTCATTTATGTTTGAAAGTATTCAgccaattttaaatttttaatgtaGACAGAGATAAAGTTCAAGCCCATTAACAAACCGCATATACAACCAATAGGTTCACAAAGTCTCTATGAATCAACTGACACAAACCAGATATATACCTTTACGATTTTGTTCGATATTGATGTCGCGATACTGTTTTTGAAACTCCGAATTTATCATGGTTTAGCACATTGAATAATCTAaatataaatagaaatataaCAATGGTTTAAGAGCACCTCCATGTTGCAacctattttttggtttttttttaccCATTAACagggcggagccaaggcccagctagcttgggcaggcgcccgggctcaacccctattttctttgtaattctttaatttaacagtcaatttttagacaaaatcaggagaaaaattaaaggcaaaattagtaaaaatacggtgtaaaaattaaaacgaatgaataatcaatggtgtaaagtttttgcccagactgcctaaaatttctggctccgccactgcccATTAAGCCACATCATCTTAAAGCAACTCACTTAATTTTTACTCCAATGGTGTAACTTTAAAGAACTCATGTTAGGTCTCACAtctttactttatatattaatattttattcatattaagttttatttaatttaaaataataatttaacttttataaatttaaattaatataaaataaataaaattgaaattaaacataaaatttaaaatgataattaaaattaatctcaaatacatgacatataattaaaaacaataaaaataaataacataacaaaatTACTCAAATTTAATTTTCATCATTCTCATGTCCAAATCACTCCCAAATATGCTCGACTAGATATCCTTGATGTTGACGATGAACTTGTTTTTCACGAAGACTTGCTCTTCTTTGTAGTCTTGTTGCAAGATTCGGATGAGGACCGTTAACTGTTTCAGTTGTTGAGTATGTGTCATCTATATTATCATAAGAGTAATCAAAATCACCTTCATATGTGTGTCGTTCGTCTTCAACAATCATGTTGTGCAATATGATGCAAGCATATATGGTATGCTTGAGGGGTTCCATATGCCAGGCACGTGCTGGACCACGTATAATTGCAAATCGAGATTGGAGCACTCCAAATGCCCGCTACACATCCTTTCTAGCTGATTCTTGATGTTGAGCAAATAGTTTCCTCTTTTCTCCCTGCAGCATTGAAATGGTCTTGACAAATGTAGCCCACTCAGGATATATATCATCCGCTAAATAATACCCCATATTATATCGTTAAACACATTGGATTGGTTTAGCACATTAATGTCATTGTTTGAACTTGCAATACCAAAAAATGCATGCCAAATCCATAAGTCTTGTGAGGCCACTGCTTCAAGCATGATTGAGGGCTTACCATGATCACCTCAACAAAATTGTCCTTTCCATGCAACAGGACAATTTTTCCATTCCCAGTGCATACAATCAATGGAACCCAACATACCTGGAAAGCCACGTGACTCTCGCATTTGTAAAAGATGTTCAACATCTGCGTTGTTAGGCTTTCTCAAATACTCTGCCCCAAATACAACATTTACACCCCGAACGAATCTTTCTAAGCACTCAATTGAAGTGCTTTTACCGATTTGAACATATTCGTCTACACTGTCAGCGGGAGACCCATGTGCTAACATACGAATAGCATATGTGCATTTTTGCAATGGTGAAAGACTCATTTTACCAGTTGCATCTACACTCATTTGGAAATATTCATCATGATTTCCAAGGGCGGCTACAATTCGAAGAAACACATGCCTATGTATTTTGAACCTTCTTCGAAATTGAATATCTATGTATATTGGATTTTCCGAGAAGTAGTCATTGAATAAACGATTGTGCCCTTCTTCACGACTTCGATCAatcacttttcttttctttggcctAGAGGAACTTCCAGATTGATGTTCCTTCTCGAGCATTGACTTTAGTAGTTCTTCATCAGTGTTGTCCATAGATTCTTCTTCAATCAAGTTCCAAAAGAGATCATATGAACTGTCTGAATCCATTAAAATGAGTGAAGAATGAAAGAATGAGTAAAGAATGAGAGAAGAATGAGTGAAGAATGAAAGAAGAATGAGATAATAATGAGAAGAGTGGTCATTTATATAGTGATATTGAAAGGTGATTCAGATGCATTTTCCTTTGCCTTACTCTTTCTTTTTGCTGCTTGTTGTCCCATTGGACACTCTATTGGTGATGATGAGTTAAACTCATAACTTGAAGGTGTCGGGAGGTTAGAAGATGATAAGTGTGCCCCACTAGCATAATTCTTTgttctttttgaagaattttcgGTCGATGTTCTCATCCATTTAGGTTCATCCTTTAACAATCACCATGCGTACTCAAGATTGAATGGTGTACCTTCATCCTGAGCAAAAAAGAATATGCAGCGGCCAAGATATCTTTCTCCGATGTCCCACTTTTCTTTCCATTAACAGCTTGTTTGTAACATCCAACAAATTTTTGAACCAAGCCATTTATTCGATGCCATCGAGATTTTAATTGCCCACGTAGCTTTTCCCGCGACTGTCCACGATACTGGTTATAATTGGTAGCGATTCTTAACCAAAAACTCTCAGCTTTTTGATCAACTCCTACAATTGGATCCTTTGAAACATTGAGCCATGATTGGATAAGAAGTGTATCCTCTTCCCTTGTAAATAGCTCTCgtgattttttttaacaacacTCCTTTCTTCTTTTTCAATACCAACTTGAGTTGAAAATGGTGGAACTTCACTTTCAGGCATAAACCCAATTGGTGTTTCCGGTTCATGATGAACAAATTCCATCGCATGAGTATTTATTTGAGGTATATGATACATATTTGGATTGTTCGGTGGCGGAAAAAATGCGGCGGAGTTTGTTGGTATTGATGGGAATTGAGAATTTTGAGgattaattttgataattttgcatTAAATTGAACATAGACTGTTGAAAATTATATTGATTAGGATCCATTTGGACTAAACAATATTAATTTTGAAGTAAAATGATGAAAAATTGGGTAAAATATATTATCAAATGAAGGTTAATAAGAAATTCTTTAGAAAGAAAGTAAAAATTTAAGAGTAAATAAAAGTATGAGAGaaaatttgtaaataaaattattcaactagaagtatttataataaaactaaagtgttaaaaaaaaaaagaaaaagaaaagtagcCGTTCATCAACggtcattttttaattttattaattttttattgcaAACAACCGTTGCATTGCATTTTCACGGTTGTCCAAGCTGGTCAACTCCAACAGCATGTGTTTTAATGCAACGTAATGACACGCTGGCGGTAACTATGAAACAACCAGCGCTGGAAGCTGACATTGACTAAAGTTGGCCTTTTACAAAAATGGTAGTAGCATGTAAATTCTTGTGAACAATGCAGAAGTTGTAGAACCTAGAAATAGAATACAGTACCCTTTTAAAGTTTTAATGTTGAGTGATATCAACCTGAACATATAGCATGACATGAACACTTGTGAATTTTTAATAGACGTTGTAATTAAATTGAGTACACAATTAAGACTTTAACAAAGATATGAATATTGTTATAATTTATACATTCCAGAGTTAGGTGTTAGGATGAGTACTATTTGTTTGGCttcaagtatatatatatatatatatatatatatatatatatatatatatatatatatatatatatatatatatatatatatatatatatatatatatatatatatataacatttattttatttctgtattgATTCTTAACTACCAAACATTTTTGTCTCGTACAAAATCGCAGGTCTTACCGCAGTCCGATTAAACTTTTCCTTCAGCATGAGCGGTACCTTTACATCACATAAAACACATGATGCATTTCTCCATTTCAACCATTCCGCTTGAATTCGACGGTTTATATCCCCATCTATTCTTCCATCATTTTGTATTACGAACCCAAGATACGGGGAGATACGACAGAGAAAAAAGAATGCATTCAGTCGGCGGATGATACCCTAAATCCTCAAATCAATGAAGATCCTTGACCCAAAATCATAACTCGTTTCTACGATCAACCCAAAATCGAAGTTCAATCTCAAATTTGAAAGTTCATAATCAAAGACGGTgaactcaaaatcaaaatcaaatgtaAGAGAATCAAACATTCTTTATTAGCTTTTTCATTTCTTGGTAATTGAGATTCAATTGTTCGTTTCAATAATTTGTTTATGACTATAAATAAGGGATTATTAGTTTTGTGCTTGGATTCAGTCGGCGGATGATACCCTATGATGTCAGATAAAATTCCTAAGGGTTGTATTGATGAAATGCATAATAtccaaagaaacttcatatgGGGAGATACGACAGAGAAAAAAAGAATGCATTCAGTCGGCTAGGATACGATAACCAATACTATAACtgtttactgtggaaattggtaaacaatcgctagtcctCCCAAAGCCTACAAACTAAGGGTCACTTGCAGAATCGACTAGTTGATTCTAAGACACGTGCTAATGCAACTAAGGTTTGGCTTGTTCAATTCAACACAGACTTGACTCTAAGAGAAATCGGTTTCCTACAAAAAGTTTAAACAAGCAAAGTTTTCCTCAAAAAGGTTACAAATGTTATCAACTGAAGGTGACTCGTGACCGATAGCACGCTATAACATTTAGAAAAGATACACAGCGAAAGCATCTATAGTGAATTCCATTATCGTAACAGAATCACAGTCGACAGCGTATACGATGATGTAAAAAGATAGTTCAAACGTAAATGAAAGTAAAATAAAATGTTCAAGAGGAACGACTGATAAATAAGGAAATTGCATTTAGATAACAAAGGCGATTCACGTACATTAGCACTCTTGAAACTCTTTGCTTCCTCGCGTTGGGAATGTGAAGTTTTTACAAGTGATTTCAGTACAAGTGAACATTTTGTAGGGCCCTTATAGATCCATCTTTCTAAACTCCCTTATAGATCCATTTTGTAGGGCCCAAACCCTTGATCTATGTGACTTTTCCATTGATTGCGCCATCCACATACCTTACTAGATTTTTGAACTAACAATAACGCATGAAGGTTTAGGGTTGAAAAGACTAGATGTTATGAATAACACATGTTTAATGAAGTTAAGTTGGAAAATCATTACTAATGCATAAGATCTGTGGTGCTAGGTTGTGAAAAGTCGTTATAACTATGATGAAACCTTCAAAAACCTCAAGTTTAAAGGTGTTGATTTCTTGTATTTGGAAAGAAATTGTCAAAGGTGTTCCTAGGGTTTTGGATGCGCGAGTGTGGAATATTGGTACTGGGAGTCGTATCAAGGCCTAGATTGACAATTGGTTGGAACAAGGAAAGAGTGTGTTGAAGTATCATGTCCAGATTCCTGAATACTTGATGAAAGCCAGAGTTAGTGATCTCGTAGATGGTAATGGAAGCTAGAATTGGAGCATGCTTCAAGATTGGTTACCTAGTGGTATTTTGAGTAGAATGTAGGTCATTTTCCCCTGAGTGTGGATGCTGATGTAGGTGATTTCTCATTAGCAACCAAATAAGACGGTAGTTTATTGGTTAAGGATATGTATAACCACTTGATCAATGAGGAAAATATTATCGATAACTGGGGTGGAATATGGTGTGGATGCTTAAAATTCTGGAGAGAGTTATGAGTTTTATGTGGTTATTCAAACATGGCAGATTACTAACAAACCATAGGAAAAACTTGAAGGGAATTGGGTCTGCTTGCTGCAACTTGTGTGGCATCTCTTGCGAGACTTTTCTTCACGCACTGCATGACTATTCTAGTGCCAGAAAGGTCTGGGTCTCTGGGATCACATTGTGTCAACGAGTTTTTCTCAGGCTTTTTTCAGGAACGATATTCAACAATGGTTCTTGAACAACTTAAGAGACAGTAGATGGAACAATGTATGGGTGGTAGCTTGTCATGCTATTTGGTCATGAAGAAACAAGGAGGAACATGAGGAAAACTTTTCAAGACTGTATGATATGGGTCAGTGTATTTTGTAGAGGGTCAAAGAGTATGGAGATTGGAGATGTTATGTGGCTGAGTAAGGAAGCTAGGAGTCGAGGCAACATCGTTAATATGATAGGTTTGAATCAGCCAGAGAATAATATAGTCGAGATTAACACTGATGGTGCATGTAAGAACAATAATGTTTTAGGATGTAGTGGTTTGATTCGAGGCAATGATGAAATTTGGATAAATGGATTCGCTAAGACCTTGGGATACTGTAGTTTTATGATGGCGGAGCTTTGGAGCGtttttttgaaggtttgaagctTGCAAAAACAAAAGGCTTTAAGAGGATTGTGATCAACGTGGACTCAACTGAACCGGTGGGAGCCATTAAGAAAGGGAAAACAAGAAGTGGAGAAGGGCTGAGCACCATTAAAATAATTCATCGCTTGATGAATAATCTGGAGATGGTTAGAGTTGAGCATGTGTTTCAGGAATCTAATAAGTGTGCTAATTCTATGTTGGAGGAGGAGATGATCATTTTCACTCTATACCATTTGCTTTATCGAGTTTGTTAGAGGATGTCAAGAGAGTTGTAGCCACTCTTAAGATTGTTTGCTTTTAGTTTTGTTTCGTTTGCTGGGCTTCCGTCCTCTTCCctccacacaaaaaaaaaatatttacaattttaattcattttgttttattttattttaaattaattgaaataatatatattacacaTGGAAGccacattaaataaaaaataaataaaaatcattttaaaaaatcatatatGGCAATGCCCTCTCgttaaaaatgtaaaataattttaatgataaattaaaatagcataattTTCATAAGATaggaagattttttttttttttttttttttacaaaggaATTTTTCAAATTTAGTAATTTACCACATATAACAAAGTAAATTGAGTattaactcattaaataaaaaagataaccaagaatgaattgacATTAAACAAAGAAGTTTAGAAATCTCAATTCACTGCACCCCTAAATATCATTAAGCAAaacttaattaatatattaataactaaatataaaattttaacattttgttGACTAATTCACGAAATTAAGGAAAGGACtaattagtaataaaattatatttgttaaagaaattcatattatttttcttaaattattaCTTTTACAATCTTCAGtataatatatttaatacttATAATACATAATAATTTTATCATTGTTTGACtgagaataaaattatttttgttaacATAACATTTTTAGTACAAAATTAAGAGAGAGATCAAAAGAGTGGAAGTGgggaattaatatttatattgtttttttagtGAAGGtattttagtctctcacaaaaattaTAGAGGTCAGATTAGGCTCtgagaaaaaaaaattcaattaaatcacTTACAAAATTTAATCGAGTCATATTACTTTTATTTTACGACTATTGATTTGAAGTTATTTGTGAAAGGGATTGTACCactattaattgaattaattacgtaaattgaattaattaacgTTAAGATTCAATAGTGgaaatagaaaaaatttaaaatgaattccATTCAACTCATACTTTCcaaataaaaaattcatttccaaaatttagccataTATTTGACCATATTAATTGTATGATTAAAATAATCActtcaaataaaaataagatttCCAATTTCCAATATGTCATTGACCAAAGAaaatgttgattaaaataaaaaaatttattatatttaaaattaaatatttcctCCATTGATGTTTTACCAAAAGCAAATAGAGGTAATAAAACCCCTACTGTTATTCTTTTTCATTCCACTTCATTTTGTGCAAAATTACAAGAAATATGGAGAATCAATGCAATCCTTTACACATGTTCTTCTTCCCTTTCATGGCTCAGGGCCATATGATACCTACCATTGATATGGCCAAACTCTTTGCTTCAAAAGGTGTTAAAGCCACCATTGTCACCACACCCCTCAACAAACCCACCATCTCTAAAGCCATTGAACAATTCAAAGGCCATTCCAACAATATTCATATTCAAACCATCAACTTCCCTTCTGTAGAAGCTGGTTTACCCGAAGGATGTGAAAATGTTGATCTAATCCCTTCACCTATTTATGCCCCTGCATTCTTCAAGGCTATTAGAATGATGCAAGAGCCTTTTGAAGAACTGTTGATTCAGGAACAGCCACATGTTATTGTTGCTGATATGTTCTTCCCATGGGCGACTGATTCCGCTGCGAAATTCGGAATTCCTAGGATTGTGTTCCATGGGACTAGCTTGTTTTCAATCTGTGCTGCTCAGTGTTTGAAAAAACACGAGCCTAAGAAAAATGTTTCTTCTGATACGGAACTATTCTTGATTCCGGAACTTCCTGGTGATATCAAAATTACAATTTTGCAGATGCCTACAGTCATGAAAGATGAACAGTCTGCGAAATTATTTAGAGAAATAAGGGAATCAGAAGGGAAGAGCTATGGAGTTATTGTTAATACATTCTATGAGCTTGAGGGTGTTTATTCTGATTTCTACAGGGAGGTACTCGGAATAAAAAACTGGCATCTAGGTCCATTCTCAGTTCTTAGTAGAAATAATAAGGAGGAGGAAATAACATCATACCGTGGGAAAGAAGCAAGCATTGACAAACACGAGTGTTTAAAATGGCTTGACACGAAAGAGATCAACTCAGTTGTTTACTTGTGTTTCGGAAGTACGACATCCTTTCTCGACACTCAGCTTCGAGAAATCGCTATAGGACTCGAAGCGTCGGGGAAAGATTTCATTTGGGTTGTGAGGAGAAAGAAAGAAGAGGTGGAAGAATGGTTACCAGAAGGATATGAGGAGAGAATGGAAGGGAAGGGATTGATTATAAGAGGTTGGTCACCACAGACATTGATACTTGAGCATGAAGCAATTGGTGCATTTGTGACACATTGTGGATGGAACTCAACATTGGAAGGAGTGTGTGCTGGTGTGCCTATGGTTACTTGGCCTGTGGCTGCTGAGCAGTTTTATAATGAGAAGTTGCTGACTGAGGTGCTTAAGATTGGTGTACCTGTTGGATGTAAGAAATGGGTTCGGTTGGTTGGAGATGAGATTGGACGGAATGCAGTGGAGAAAGGTGTGAGGAGGGTTATGGAAggggaagaaggagaagaaatgaGGAAGAGGGTGAAAGTGCTTGCACAACATGCAAAGAAAGCTGtggaagaaggtggatcttcttACTCTCAATTGAATGCTTTGCTTGAGGAGTTgagtttgtttagaaaatgattAGTGGATGACATCTAAAATCTCATATAGTTGGGATATTGTttgcatttttaaaataaatttctttctctttgaaTGGTATTTATTCAGAGCAAGGCTATATTGACACAACTTTTATATTGACATGACTGTAGTGAGAGATTTACGTATTTTGTTGTggtatttattcaaaaaatctcatttaaatttctttatcttttttaattcaaaatatttattGTGGTGGAGagatttatgtattttgttgggAGTGTGGGGTGATGAAAACATTTGGTTTCGCTAAGAGTTTTTCGTGCAAGGTCGGGAATGGTTCTGATATTGATTTTTGGAGGGATTGTTGGATTGGTAAGGAGCCACTTGCAACCAATTTCCTATGCTTTACCAGGCTCTACAAGAGTCAAGAACGAGATttatcgaagttggttttgtgGTTCAAAATAAATGGTCGTGGTCGTTCTAAAATATTCTGGAAATTATGTCTTAACCAGAAGTTGTAGACTGCGATAGTCTGCACTCCATATTGCATCATATTCAGCTTATTCCGAATTAGCATGACCATTTCATATGGTGGAGCGGAGCAACAGGTTTTGTGGCTAAGTCCACCTTCGATTGTTTACACGTGCGTGGAGGtcaaatttgaattttaatataGGTTTGTTGTCTGCGTTGAATTATGTCTGGAAGTCAAATGTATCTTCAAATGTTTAAGTGTTCGCGTGGAGGTTGCTTCATCATAGACTGCAAACAAGGGATGAGCTTGCTAAGAGATGGGTCATTTCAGGCGTGCATAACCTGGTTTTTCCGTTATATCTTGGTCCATATGAGACTTACCATCATCTTTTCATTGCCTCTTGTCCTGCTCTTGAGGTTTGATTATCAATTCTAGATTGGGTAAGGATGAATGACTTTAGTTCTTCTTCTAATATTTCTGATATTCTCTTGTTGTTTGAGTTTGTAATGTCGAAGAGGGCATGGAATAATTGTAGAATTCTTATTTGGCTATATCTTTCGTGCGGAATATCTGGTTAATTAGAAATGACATTTTGGTCAAAGTTGACAAACTAAGATAACAAGATTTCAGTTCAATTTCACTTCACTCTTCTTCCTCACTTGAAGCCTTGATCTTCCATCACCAGCACTTCTCAAATCATTTATGGTTCCTAAACGGAACAGTGTCGTTGTTTGTGAGAATCAATTTTTTATTCCAAAGATTTCCATGATACCACGTTCGTTCTCCTATTCGTCAGTTCCTCGCATTCTCAAGTCACTGAATCAAGAGCATTCGGAATCAAACATGATAATCCATCTCGCTTTGATTCAATAAAAAATCATCTCAATTTTGATTCCTCAAATTAGTATATCTCCAATTTCTACGACTCTAGGTGATGGCTAAATCTGAAGCTACTCGATCTGCTGTCATGCACAAAGTCATTGTTGTTGCACGTGAAGCTACTGCTGCTGCTACAACAGCTAATAATTTATCACTTATACATCATCCACAAGGCATCATAATTCATGGAACAACGATTCTATTATATCAAGATTTGATCCAGGCTCCATAAACATTCAGATGTGTTCAAGTTGCTCTGATAAATCTTCTTGTTCCACCTCCAATTCTACAACCAAAAACCTTGTCTGGCCTTAGAATGCAAGGTGTGAATAAACTGTTGAATAATGTGTACAACACCGTTTGACATCAAAACTCAAACATACTTAAAGGATGGCTAAAATGCCTTTAAAAAGTCTACATCATGCTCCACCTCATGGAAACACCATCCAGGAGGTTGCATTAAAAAGGACTCATATTTTTGTCCTAGGGTCGTCTGGGGTGAAGAAAGATGAATCTCCTCGATCGAGAGATCATCACAAGAGAAGGAAGCATCAGAATCCTCCCTAGAGCCCCAGGAGGACCATGGTAGTCACGACTTTTCCTTGGTTCAAACCTAGAGTTAGTTGGGAAAGTTGCTTCTGAAGCATCCGCTGTCTCTTAGGATTTTGGAAAGCATGGTCCTAAAATCCATGGAGA contains:
- the LOC131602560 gene encoding receptor-like kinase TMK3 isoform X1, whose protein sequence is MINLPRFKISGSLSPSVANLGSLVDIRLEGNHINGVVPSNWTSLMNLKLLDLSDNDISPPLPVFRNGLKPMVDGNSLLNGGGAKGPSSGKNSTSGGSGSTSDDTKGGSDSSLSDSVETKKSKRKNVVLIVAPIAGVAAAAFLLIPLYAYCFRRTKDGFQAPSSLVVHPRDPSDSDSAVKIAVVNNTNGSVSTLTGSRTGSRNSSAFGESHVIEAGNLVISVQVLRNVTKNFTPENELGRGGFGVVYKGELDDGTKIAVKRMEAGVITNKALDEFQAEIAVLSKVRHRHLVALIGYSMEGNERILVYEYMPQGALSQHLFHWKSLGLEPLSWKRRLNIALDVARGMEYLHTLAQQSFIHRDLKSSNILLADDFRAKVLDFGLVKLAPNGEKSVVTKLAGTFGYLAPEYAVTGKITTKVDVFSFGVVLMELLSGLMALDEDRPEESQYLAAWFWNIKSDKNKLMAAIDPTLEITDETFESVSIIAELAGHCTAREPNQRPEMGHAVNVLAPLVEKWKPFDDDPDEYSGIDYSLPLNQMVKGWQEAEGKDTSYMDLEDSKSSIPARPTGFADSFTSADGR
- the LOC131602560 gene encoding receptor-like kinase TMK3 isoform X2 gives rise to the protein MLIVLTLKNRNGLKPMVDGNSLLNGGGAKGPSSGKNSTSGGSGSTSDDTKGGSDSSLSDSVETKKSKRKNVVLIVAPIAGVAAAAFLLIPLYAYCFRRTKDGFQAPSSLVVHPRDPSDSDSAVKIAVVNNTNGSVSTLTGSRTGSRNSSAFGESHVIEAGNLVISVQVLRNVTKNFTPENELGRGGFGVVYKGELDDGTKIAVKRMEAGVITNKALDEFQAEIAVLSKVRHRHLVALIGYSMEGNERILVYEYMPQGALSQHLFHWKSLGLEPLSWKRRLNIALDVARGMEYLHTLAQQSFIHRDLKSSNILLADDFRAKVLDFGLVKLAPNGEKSVVTKLAGTFGYLAPEYAVTGKITTKVDVFSFGVVLMELLSGLMALDEDRPEESQYLAAWFWNIKSDKNKLMAAIDPTLEITDETFESVSIIAELAGHCTAREPNQRPEMGHAVNVLAPLVEKWKPFDDDPDEYSGIDYSLPLNQMVKGWQEAEGKDTSYMDLEDSKSSIPARPTGFADSFTSADGR
- the LOC131605486 gene encoding uncharacterized protein LOC131605486; translation: MEFVHHEPETPIGFMPESEVPPFSTQVGVDQKAESFWLRIATNYNQYRGQSREKLRGQLKSRWHRINGLVQKFVGCYKQAVNGKKSGTSEKDILAAAYSFLLRMKDEPKWMRTSTENSSKRTKNYASGAHLSSSNLPTPSSYEFNSSSPIECPMGQQAAKRKNSSYDLFWNLIEEESMDNTDEELLKSMLEKEHQSGSSSRPKKRKVIDRSREEGHNRLFNDYFSENPIYIDIQFRRRFKIHRHVFLRIVAALGNHDEYFQMSVDATGKMSLSPLQKCTYAIRMLAHGSPADSVDEYVQIGKSTSIECLERFVRGVNVVFGAEYLRKPNNADVEHLLQMRESRGFPDDTYSTTETVNGPHPNLATRLQRRASLREKQVHRQHQGYLVEHIWE